In the Harmonia axyridis chromosome 3, icHarAxyr1.1, whole genome shotgun sequence genome, one interval contains:
- the LOC123676523 gene encoding E3 ubiquitin-protein ligase SHPRH gives MARDKVKPVRLNVNTRRNKKRQSNTSTKSILLNTSPNEELLIDKVLLGSTMNYPPEKWLKCRVSFLYFDNEIDRIQLEFDEISVIVVLIIDAQLLKEILTANVFSFQFPLIGQDIFMKVYFRQLPLPKFNTKIGNSLKTLFEITHKIYIEYPIKEVEENKEEIDLFYERLSSFRKTQKTFNLGNMKNVQHSSLKPALRPYQISAVQWMLSRELNRECIEEGKDNLHPLYTLVELPTGIKLYFDKFSGYITPEKPVVSSLPRGGILAEEMGLGKTVEFLALILNNPLKDENAANAELSILNEDSEEISDNDNVDIPIFKLQKKKRNIRRKIKPSSKDKTVEYNAKDIKVPQDWVRNSKQMSNTRVALQLWYNSVLSEVNRKTQPAPEHNIECICGETYKTGQTECVNCGKYQHKDCVGYEKSLGPFRCSTCWLEQPLIESGATLIVTPTSLRTQWCNEIKKHVDKKLRVLVYEGSNKIPIYPTYLKHFDLVITTYNVLQAEFRITEKGQACKLRRKRKYDFQGSPLTRIKWWRLCLDEAQTVETPGRIVSEMSKKLTAHYRWAITGTPISKNISDIFGLINYLQMEPYNELDTWTNILYTPYCNGVLAPICSFLSEIMWRSTKSEVIDQIGIPEQIVREHFLEFSAVEKFFYTKEHELCSQAFIHTLAKIDLNIPLVKLDKGLLKKIMLPLISLRQVCTHPNSERGKYLATKRKVSTMKELLEALILKNSTESEEQLRVVVSALNGLAGIHLLMQNPIQAAEEYREVLQLSARFSEEETKNNLTVDKLQLIHTIHNLADLIDRYPGIPPTLHDAALRGDCRNLEQKYIQKFISNAFSAYQEYINAQLAAKQLQDQFTLKEGQWYSDGIDWVLIENLADELTNKIIAIHDTFHIKCPIDVTCARTILLFVGKWYEELLDCRADLIETINSLFTYKENEEYKIFVERNLVDHATDCHLRPDKKCRGKKKKKCPLCIAEEYLKKFEDKIFKKAKTSITYGDICLKGTWKPTSQELTLKSLSILMKSKNAPEVIIKDSEIYLNLIENLKKEFKEMRKFWTHVYQQVAAQDELDMCKTKLMLGDPNEEKNNPNNAALEKLSYIIENKLDSLYMLNENELEHHMILLKSDRANAMTNLEKNLGVKSYLETLRKQQYEGASPDPCPICTNILDQHWSILPCGHSYCMECIHKLLKTNESSFVTCCVCRQIQAIQDISCIRSAAITVETSDWNIKGNYSTKIEATIKLIMELREVEEDVKVLVFSTWTTTLKTLKDALLKNEIKCEILLTSNLEKRIEYFKDEKEKVTALLLPINLGSKGLNLIEATHVILMEPLLNPGDELQAIGRVHRIGQIKPTFVHKFCIKNTIEESIFTATSTDTEKWDRNKVTLGQLKNLFEKVELSETSGSEEHNDDGMIGNVNNGVVTHPIVNVAPLNEHLE, from the exons atggcGAGGGACAAAGTAAAACCTGTGAGACTAAATGTTAATACacgaagaaataaaaagagGCAATCAAATACTTCTACTAAATCTATACTTCTTAACACATCTCCTAATGAGGAATTATTAATCGATAAAGTTCTGTTGGGTTCAACAATGAACTATCCTCCAGAAAAATGGCTAAAGTGTAGAGTGTCTTTTCTTTATTTTGACAATGAGATTGATAGAATACAACTCGAATTTGATGAGATATCTGTAATTGTTGTTCTCATTATTGATGCTCAATTATTGAAGG AAATACTCACTGCCAATGTGTTCAGTTTTCAATTTCCCTTGATAGGGCAGGATATTTTTATGAAAGTATACTTCAGACAACTGCCACTGCCGAAATTCAACACTAAAATTGGAAATTCTTTGAAAACATTATTTGAAATAAcccataaaatatatatag aatatcCTATCAAAGAAGTAGAAGAAAATAAGGAAGAAATTGATCTGTTTTATGAAAGATTGTCCTCCTTtagaaaaactcaaaaaacattcaatttaGGGAATATGAAGAACGTACAACATTCTTCATTGAAACCTGCACTTAGACCATATCAGATAAGTGCTGTACAATGGATGCTTAGTAGAGAATTGAATAGAGAATGTATTGAAGAAGGAAAAG ataatCTTCATCCCCTCTATACATTAGTTGAACTTCCTACAGGCATAAAActatattttgataaattttctgGTTATATCACCCCTGAAAAGCCTGTAGTATCTTCTCTACCTAGAGGAGGAATTTTGGCTGAAGAAATGGGCTTAGGAAAAACAGTGGAATTCTTAGCACTCATTTTGAATAATCCATTGAAAGATGAAAATGCTGCCAATGCAGAGTTATCTATTTTGAATGAAGATTCTGAAGAAATATCTGACAATGATAATGTAGACATTCCTATTTTTaaactacagaaaaaaaaaagaaatataaggaGAAAAATCAAACCATCATCAAAAGATAAGACAGTCGAATATAATGCTAAAGACATCAAAGTACCTCAAGATTGGGTGAGAAATTCTAAACAAATGTCGAATACTAGAGTTGCATTGCAACTTTGGTACAATAGTGTATTAAGTGAAGTAAATCGTAAAACCCAACCAGCACCAGAACACAATATTGAGTGTATTTGTGGTGAAACTTATAAGACTGGACAGACAGAATGTGTTAATTGTGGAAAATATCAGCATAAAGATTGTGTTGGATATGAAAAATCTTTAGGGCCGTTTCGATGTTCTACTTGTTGGTTAGAGCAGCCATTGATCGAGTCAGGTGCAACTTTAATTGTAACGCCTACTTCACTTAGAACTCAGTGgtgtaatgaaataaaaaagcaTGTTGATAAAAAGCTTCGAGTCCTAGTTTATGAAGGATCTAATAAAATTCCAATATATCCAACATATTTGAAACACTTTGATCTTGTAATTACAACTTATAATGTACTACAAGCGGAATTCAGAATTACAGAGAAGGGACAG GCATGCAAACTTAGGAGAAAAAGGAAGTATGATTTTCAAGGCAGCCCTTTAACAAGAATAAAATGGTGGAGATTATGTTTAGATGAAGCCCAAACTGTTGAAACACCTGGAAGAATTGTTTCGGAAATGTCTAAAAAGTTAACTGCCCATTATCGTTGGGCCATTACTGGTACacctatttcaaaaaatatatcag atatatttggACTGATTAATTACTTGCAAATGGAGCCCTACAACGAATTGGACACATGGACTAACATATTATATACACCATATTGTAATGGAGTACTCGCTCCTATTTGTTCATTTCTATCAGAAATTATGTGGAGATCGACAAAATCGGAAGTTATTGATCAA ATTGGTATTCCTGAACAAATTGTAAGAGaacattttttggaattttcagcTGTGGAAAAGTTTTTTTACACTAAAGAACATGAATTGTGTAGTCAAGCATTTATTCATACGTTAGCCAAAATTGACCTGAATATACCTTTGGTTAAATTAGATAAAGGCCTTCTTAAGAAA ATCATGTTACCACTTATATCATTGAGGCAAGTTTGTACTCATCCTAATTCTGAACGTGGAAAATATTTAGCTACGAAGAGAAAGGTTTCCACAATGAAAGAATTATTGGAAGCATTGATTCTCAAAAACTCAACCGAGAGTGAGGAGCAATTGAGAGTGGTTGTTTCAGCACTGAATG GCCTCGCTGGAATCCATCTTTTGATGCAAAATCCTATCCAAGCAGCCGAAGAATATCGTGAAGTGCTGCAATTATCTGCAAGGTTTTCAGAAGAAGaaactaaaaataatttaaCTGTTGACAAGTTACAACTTATACATACAATTCACAATCTTGCTGATTTGATTGACAGATATCCAGGTATACCTCCAACATTACATGATGCTGCTTTGAGAGGAGATTGTAGAAATTTAGAAcagaaatatattcagaaattcatcAGTAAT gcCTTTTCTGCTTATCAGGAATATATAAATGCTCAGTTAGCTGCCAAACAATTACAAGATCAATTCACACTAAAAGAGGGGCAGTGGTACTCAGATGGTATCGATTGGGTTCTGATTGAAAATTTGGCTGATGAATTGACGAATAAAATTATAGCTATTCATGATACATTCCATATCAAGTGCCCTATTGA CGTAACTTGTGCAAGAACCATTCTTTTATTTGTGGGAAAATGGTATGAAGAACTGCTTGACTGTAGAGCAGATCTTATTGAAACTATTAATAG CTTGTTTACTTACAAAGAAAATGAAGAGTATAAAATTTTCGTGGAACGTAATCTTGTTGATCATGCTACTGATTGTCATTTACGTCCAGATAAAAAATGTAggggaaaaaaaaagaagaaatgtccATTATGTATTGCTGAAGAGTATCTCAAGAAATTTGAggataaaatatttaaaaaggCAAAAACAAGTATTACTTATGGAGATATATGCCTAAAGGGCACCTGGAAACCGACATCGCAAGAACTCACATTGAAAT CTTTGAGCATTTTGATGAAATCCAAAAATGCCCCAGAGGTTATTATTAAGGATagtgaaatttatttaaatttgattgaaaaccTAAAGAAGGAGTTCAAA GAAATGAGGAAATTCTGGACACATGTTTACCAACAGGTAGCTGCGCAAGATGAATTAGATATGTGTAAAACAAAATTGATGCTCGGAGatccaaatgaagaaaaaaataacccTAATAATGCTGCCCTCGAGAAATTATCTTATATTATAGAGAATAAGTTAGATAGTTTATACATGTTAAATGAGAATGAA CTTGAACATCATATGATTTTATTAAAATCAGATAGAGCTAACGCTATGACTAATTTAGAAAAGAATTTAGGAGTAAAAAGTTACCTTGAAACATTGAGAAAACAACAGTACGAAGGAGCTAGTCCTGATCCCTGCCCAATATGCACAAATATTCTGGACCAACATTGGAGCATTTTACCTTGTGGCCATAGCTATTGTATGGAATGTATACACAAACTGCTTAAGACG AATGAAAGTTCATTTGTGACTTGTTGTGTTTGCCGCCAAATTCAAGCCATTCAAGATATTTCATGTATAAGATCTGCAGCAATAACAGTTGAAACTTCAGATTGGAATATAAAAGGAAATTATTCAACTAAAATTGAGGCTACTATTAAACTCATTATGGAACTCAGGGAAGTCGAAGAAGATGTAAAAGTACTTGTCTTTTCTACATGGACCACAACTTTGAAAACATTAAAAGATGCTCTGCTCAAAAACGAGATTAAATGTGAAATTTTACTCACATCCAACCTGGAAAAGCGTATTGAATACTTTAAG
- the LOC123676524 gene encoding exocyst complex component 2-like: MEISKQKMIYTTKLQNSIVKSEIEAKKLFGEVLVNRDKVERTRNALSILTRFKFLFCLPSTIVKNIEKAEYDVVINDYMRVRNLFEKSEVPIFQAALVEINSHIQGLIEKLHVELQTMPIAVEQQKRLIRYLMNLDCSFDPAWDAIKSRSDYINESIKSVFNFYKSLDKGDNGQKTKVNNIKCKYIQQSDPVPMNITFAEEMCTTISENFPDLWKISQAYFNQELQTTIDTTKTEDIKNIVMSLMQAFCRTIRSAIIPHTLEASERNSLGSWSNPDLRDMALYLPELLRSIRTTYATLIKLDLPRDALAIISTLLLDLRIYCMVVLFKQTINQIKLLDEDWNLLFNKKRNGITNLPVKFEQIVQDVIQVVKESVLSNEKGDRSLLKNPVALKELHKQVENVLSAFYDLLQELSSSGNYSDDEEDSSTVSQLIGTPINMYKYENNATNYSPPWEHKLLITMSNCIFTRNVVLDSIFKAFVNSGYPKPDEAVQNTKYKLMNLEKLILEKYLEQKSDPIVGTIEPSMYLGRFDWDSKFFPKDIQEYVKECINNVIHVHAEVNSVSPTLLDMILPQIVQTIAEEVYRLMSCVRKFSNPGSQQARIDIKAMREFFSYYCNETANSHFQDALDLIPKSEENEDQKIEEVLKQVRPRMKIQMVCLNAIKNGPAKGTTDLI, from the coding sequence ATGGagatttcaaaacaaaaaatgataTACACAACAAAATTACAAAACTCCATTGTCAAATCTGAAATAgaagcaaaaaaattatttggggAAGTATTAGTAAATAGAGATAAAGTTGAAAGAACAAGAAATGCTTTGAGTATATTGACTAGGTTCAAATTCTTATTTTGCTTGCCATCCActatagtaaaaaatattgagaaagcAGAATATGATGTGGTAATCAATGATTATATGAGGGTtagaaatttatttgaaaaatccgAAGTACCAATTTTCCAAGCTGCACTAGTTGAGATTAATTCACATATTCAGGGACTTATAGAGAAATTACATGTTGAGCTGCAAACCATGCCAATTGCTGTAGAGCAACAAAAACGATTAATAAGATACTTGATGAATTTAGATTGCTCTTTTGATCCTGCTTGGGATGCTATAAAAAGTAGATCAGATTATATCAATGAATCCATTAaatctgttttcaatttttataaaagtttGGATAAGGGAGATAATGGACAGAAAACCAAAgttaataatataaaatgcaAATACATACAACAATCTGATCCAGTGCCTATGAACATCACTTTTGCAGAAGAGATGTGCACCACGATATCAGAAAATTTTCCTGATTTGTGGAAAATTAGTCAAGcttatttcaatcaagaacTTCAAACAACAATTGATACTACTAAAACTGAAGATATCAAGAACATAGTTATGTCATTAATGCAGGCATTTTGTAGAACTATAAGGTCAGCCATAATACCTCATACATTAGAAGCATCAGAGCGAAACAGCCTAGGTTCCTGGTCTAACCCAGATTTAAGAGACATGGCCCTTTATCTTCCAGAACTGCTTAGGTCTATTAGAACAACATATGCAACACTCATTAAGTTAGATTTACCAAGAGATGCCTTAGCAATCATTTCTACCCTTCTACTAGATTTACGCATTTATTGTATGGTTGTTTTATTCAAACaaacaataaatcaaataaaattattggatgAAGATTGGAACTTGCTTTTTAATAAAAAGAGAAATGGCATCACAAATTTACCAGTGAAATTCGAACAGATAGTACAAGATGTTATTCAAGTTGTGAAAGAATCTGTtttatcaaatgaaaaaggtGATAGATCATTACTGAAGAACCCTGTTGCTCTTAAAGAACTACACAAACAAGTGGAAAATGTTCTCTCTGCATTTTACGATTTACTCCAAGAATTATCCTCAAGTGGAAATTATAGTGATGATGAAGAGGATTCCTCAACAGTATCCCAGCTGATTGGCACACcaataaatatgtataaatatgaaaacaatGCAACAAATTATTCTCCTCCTTGGGAACACAAGTTGCTTATTACTATGTCAAATTGTATATTCACAAGAAATGTAGTTTTAGACAGTATATTTAAAGCTTTTGTGAATAGTGGCTACCCAAAACCTGATGAAGCTGTTCAAAATACCAAatataaattaatgaatttggaaaaattgattttgGAGAAGTACTTAGAACAGAAGAGTGATCCAATTGTTGGAACTATTGAACCATCTATGTATTTAGGAAGATTCGACTGGGATTCTAAGTTTTTCCCAAAGGACATTCAAGAATATGTCAAGGAATGTATTAATAATGTCATTCATGTACATGCAGAAGTAAATAGTGTATCCCCCACATTGTTAGATATGATTCTTCCACAAATAGTACAAACTATAGCTGAGGAAGTATATAGACTAATGTCTTGTGTAAGAAAATTTAGCAATCCTGGAAGTCAACAGGCTAGAATCGATATTAAAGCAATGAGAGAGTTTTTCTCCtattattgtaatgaaactgcaaaTTCTCATTTCCAAGATGCTCTAGATCTGATTCCAAAATCAGAAGAAAATGAAgatcaaaaaattgaagaagtttTGAAACAGGTCCGACCaagaatgaaaattcaaatggtGTGCCTGAATGCCATAAAAAATGGGCCAGCTAAAGGAACAACAGATTTAATTTAG